In Geitlerinema sp. PCC 9228, the following are encoded in one genomic region:
- a CDS encoding peroxiredoxin, with the protein MTVQVGDRAPDFTLPSQTGESISLNQFVGKQPVVLYFYPKDETPGCTKEACAFRDRYQVFQEMGAQVIGVSNDSTQDHQKFAANHNLPFILLSDRKNEVRKLYGVPNTLWILPGRVTYVIDKEGTVRHIFDRMMQFDAHVEESLKVLRSLQSV; encoded by the coding sequence ATGACCGTGCAAGTAGGCGATCGAGCCCCAGATTTCACCCTTCCCTCTCAAACTGGCGAATCCATCAGCCTCAACCAGTTTGTGGGCAAACAACCCGTGGTTTTGTATTTTTATCCCAAAGATGAGACCCCCGGCTGTACCAAAGAAGCCTGTGCGTTTCGCGATCGCTACCAAGTATTTCAAGAAATGGGCGCTCAAGTTATTGGAGTTAGCAACGATTCCACCCAAGACCACCAAAAATTCGCCGCCAACCACAACCTACCGTTTATTTTATTAAGCGATCGCAAAAACGAAGTCCGCAAACTCTACGGCGTTCCCAACACCCTCTGGATCCTACCCGGTCGCGTCACCTACGTTATCGACAAAGAAGGCACCGTACGCCATATTTTCGATCGCATGATGCAATTTGACGCTCACGTGGAAGAATCCCTGAAAGTACTGCGATCGCTGCAGTCTGTTTAA
- a CDS encoding alpha/beta fold hydrolase, translating to MANSWANSAASYAPPWFLRQGWAMTIYVALWGRRSWQDSTVYGAPPYQEKVFAGAGEVPIYGWVAVPENPRATMVATYGITGSLANQWYLHLLGRQAFARGYAVVLFDWRSHGKTAELSPTLTSDGLYEGEDFLAIAAAAQTMGCPPPFWLAGYSLGGQMALWGIKKAQVAETQEIGGGIAICPNLDSNRSLSYLVQSPIGRYVEQGIAGNLKKLAWRLYHNFPQEIDGDAIERADSIIGFDRELVIPRLGFASVEEYYHASSPLLFLDDLQKPTLIIYAADDPFFDPSIVAELQQISRENAAIDLYLTAHGGHVGYLNSHRRQRQLGDRDRWWAWHRTLDWCDWQLQKR from the coding sequence ATGGCAAACAGTTGGGCGAATTCTGCCGCATCTTATGCCCCTCCTTGGTTTTTGCGCCAGGGATGGGCAATGACGATTTACGTAGCGCTCTGGGGGCGGCGTTCCTGGCAAGACAGTACCGTCTATGGGGCACCGCCCTACCAAGAAAAAGTTTTTGCTGGGGCTGGGGAGGTACCGATTTATGGTTGGGTGGCGGTTCCCGAGAATCCGCGCGCTACCATGGTCGCAACCTATGGTATTACGGGGAGTTTGGCGAATCAATGGTATTTGCATTTGCTGGGGCGTCAGGCTTTTGCCCGGGGATATGCGGTGGTTTTGTTTGATTGGCGATCGCACGGCAAAACGGCGGAACTCTCCCCCACCCTCACTTCGGATGGTCTCTACGAAGGGGAAGATTTTCTGGCGATTGCTGCTGCTGCCCAAACTATGGGTTGCCCCCCGCCTTTCTGGTTGGCGGGATATTCTTTGGGGGGTCAAATGGCTCTGTGGGGTATCAAAAAAGCCCAAGTGGCAGAAACTCAAGAGATTGGTGGCGGGATTGCCATTTGCCCCAACCTCGATTCCAATCGCTCTTTATCGTATCTGGTGCAATCTCCCATTGGTCGCTACGTGGAACAAGGTATTGCCGGCAACCTCAAAAAACTGGCTTGGCGGCTGTATCACAATTTTCCCCAGGAGATCGATGGCGATGCCATTGAAAGAGCAGACAGTATTATCGGGTTCGATCGCGAGTTGGTAATTCCACGTTTGGGATTTGCTTCGGTAGAAGAATACTATCACGCCAGCAGCCCCCTACTGTTTCTAGACGATTTGCAAAAACCAACCCTGATTATCTACGCCGCCGACGACCCATTTTTTGACCCTTCCATCGTTGCCGAATTGCAGCAAATTAGCCGGGAGAATGCCGCTATTGATTTGTATTTAACCGCCCATGGCGGTCACGTAGGTTATTTAAACAGCCACCGCCGCCAGCGCCAACTCGGCGATCGCGATCGGTGGTGGGCTTGGCATCGTACTCTAGATTGGTGCGACTGGCAGCTACAAAAGCGATAA
- a CDS encoding M15 family metallopeptidase, whose protein sequence is MSKPYQTIPIEDCQEPLIPIPTTEFSFCSPHPYAQLGAPYGDTSPFCLREGVLQRLQTAQNYLQQKHPHWRIQIFDAYRPIAVQQFMVDHTFTETAKANGLHPDSMTPSQRQEIQAQVEKFWAPPSHNPATPPPHSTGAAVDITLANESDEPLNLGSPIDEISPRSAPDYFAASTSPPESHYHQLRFLLREVMLAAEFQQHPAEWWHFSFGDQLWAWLTNQKSPANSTVARYGRVEKSL, encoded by the coding sequence ATGAGCAAACCCTACCAAACCATCCCCATCGAAGACTGCCAAGAACCCCTCATCCCCATTCCCACCACAGAATTTTCCTTTTGTTCCCCCCATCCCTACGCCCAGCTGGGGGCACCCTACGGCGATACATCTCCTTTTTGCCTGCGGGAAGGGGTTTTGCAGCGGCTGCAAACAGCCCAAAACTACCTGCAACAAAAACATCCCCACTGGCGGATTCAAATTTTCGACGCCTACCGCCCCATCGCCGTGCAGCAATTTATGGTAGACCATACCTTTACTGAAACCGCCAAAGCGAATGGATTGCATCCAGATTCGATGACACCTTCCCAACGCCAGGAAATTCAAGCCCAGGTAGAAAAATTTTGGGCACCCCCTAGCCACAATCCGGCAACGCCACCTCCCCACAGCACGGGTGCTGCTGTCGATATTACCCTTGCCAACGAAAGCGACGAACCCCTGAATTTGGGTTCGCCCATTGATGAAATTTCCCCCCGTTCCGCTCCCGATTACTTTGCTGCCAGCACTTCACCACCGGAAAGTCACTACCATCAGTTGCGCTTCCTGTTACGAGAGGTTATGCTAGCGGCGGAATTTCAACAACATCCTGCTGAATGGTGGCATTTTTCCTTTGGCGACCAACTGTGGGCTTGGCTGACCAACCAGAAATCCCCAGCAAATTCCACAGTGGCACGGTACGGTCGCGTAGAAAAATCCTTGTAG
- a CDS encoding glycosyltransferase family 4 protein codes for MQPSRPKRIVHVADIEISPTSGMGRVAWYWRQAFERRGYEFIHLGPQEVKVVPQRSGSIRGLFPYGAYWTYKRLGERADLFLLHEAASAPFLKKKIPTVVFSHGLDRRLWQLNQQRGVRFPWKTRLSYPIWRLRPCDLGGKHADLLALINSEDVEFAQQYYQRDRETIYIFKNGVYASQLTENDAPPEKITVLFLASWIGRKGIHTLVEAAKRLHEKGWEIYWLLAGTGADKETVLDFFPESLHPFIEVIPRFQRDSEADLFARSHIFVLPSAFEGQPLSLLQAMETGRCCITTNCCGQRDIIQHGENGLLHEVGDAETMASLVEQCVRDDSFRKKLGENARLSVQDRSWEAVSAAFVDKIEATFFS; via the coding sequence ATGCAACCATCTCGACCAAAACGAATCGTTCATGTAGCAGATATTGAAATTTCCCCAACTTCCGGCATGGGAAGAGTTGCGTGGTATTGGCGGCAGGCATTTGAACGACGTGGCTATGAATTTATTCATCTAGGACCTCAAGAAGTCAAGGTAGTTCCCCAACGCAGCGGCAGCATACGCGGATTGTTCCCCTACGGTGCTTATTGGACGTACAAACGTTTGGGAGAGCGAGCGGATTTGTTTCTCCTCCACGAAGCCGCTTCTGCACCATTTTTAAAGAAAAAGATTCCCACGGTGGTTTTTAGTCACGGACTCGATCGCCGTCTGTGGCAGCTCAACCAACAGCGCGGGGTTCGATTTCCTTGGAAAACCCGTCTTTCATATCCAATTTGGCGGCTGCGACCGTGCGATTTGGGAGGCAAGCATGCCGATTTGCTGGCTTTGATTAACAGCGAAGATGTAGAATTTGCCCAACAATACTACCAGCGCGATCGCGAAACCATCTATATATTTAAAAATGGGGTTTACGCATCGCAACTTACCGAAAACGACGCGCCGCCAGAAAAAATTACGGTCCTATTTCTCGCTTCTTGGATTGGCAGAAAAGGCATTCATACGTTGGTGGAAGCAGCCAAGCGCTTGCACGAAAAAGGTTGGGAAATTTATTGGTTGCTGGCAGGAACGGGTGCCGACAAGGAAACCGTGCTTGATTTCTTCCCAGAATCATTGCATCCTTTTATAGAGGTTATTCCTCGCTTTCAAAGGGATTCGGAAGCCGATTTGTTTGCACGTTCCCATATTTTCGTACTGCCAAGTGCGTTTGAAGGGCAACCTTTATCTTTGCTGCAAGCCATGGAAACTGGACGTTGCTGCATTACCACCAATTGTTGCGGACAGCGAGATATCATTCAACATGGGGAAAATGGATTGCTACACGAAGTTGGCGATGCCGAAACCATGGCCTCGCTTGTGGAACAATGCGTTCGAGATGACAGCTTCAGAAAGAAACTGGGGGAAAATGCGCGGTTGTCCGTACAAGACCGCAGCTGGGAAGCTGTATCGGCAGCTTTTGTCGATAAAATAGAAGCTACCTTCTTTTCATGA
- a CDS encoding long-chain acyl-[acyl-carrier-protein] reductase — protein sequence MFGLIGHLTSLEHAQAVASRLGYPEYANQGLDFWCSAPPLVVDRIKVTSAIGQTIEGLYVESCFLPEMLASQRVKAAVRKIVNAMVHAQKQGLKITALGGFSSIVFENFNLNQIRQVRNIRLELERFTTGNTHTAYIISQQVEKASSMLGIDLSTAKVAVVGATGDIGSGVCRWLNMRTDTKEMLLVARNRDRLHALQEELGRGKIVDLDGALAEADIVVWVASMPKGLEIDVSQLKRPCLLIDGGYPKNLNRHFQMPGVYVLKGGIVEHSLDIEWHIMDLVNMDAPTRQLFACFAESMLLEFEKLYTNFSWGRNQITVEKMEQIGHFSGKHGFQPLLKF from the coding sequence ATGTTTGGTTTAATTGGTCATTTGACGAGTTTGGAGCACGCTCAGGCTGTGGCTAGCCGGCTGGGCTATCCGGAATATGCCAACCAGGGGCTGGACTTTTGGTGCAGCGCCCCGCCGTTGGTTGTCGATCGGATTAAGGTGACCAGCGCGATCGGTCAAACGATTGAAGGTTTGTACGTGGAGTCGTGCTTTTTGCCGGAAATGCTAGCCAGCCAGCGGGTGAAAGCTGCCGTTCGCAAAATTGTCAATGCGATGGTACACGCGCAAAAGCAAGGGCTGAAGATTACGGCTTTAGGCGGATTTTCTTCTATTGTTTTTGAAAATTTCAACCTGAACCAGATCCGGCAGGTGCGCAATATCCGATTGGAGTTGGAACGCTTTACGACCGGCAATACCCACACGGCTTATATTATTAGCCAGCAAGTGGAGAAAGCATCGTCGATGTTGGGTATCGATCTATCGACGGCTAAAGTAGCTGTGGTGGGTGCCACCGGTGATATTGGTAGTGGCGTATGTCGCTGGCTGAATATGCGAACCGACACCAAGGAAATGCTGCTGGTGGCGCGCAATCGCGATCGCTTGCATGCCTTGCAAGAGGAGTTAGGTCGCGGCAAGATTGTAGATTTGGATGGGGCACTGGCGGAGGCAGATATTGTGGTCTGGGTCGCCAGCATGCCCAAGGGGTTGGAGATTGATGTTAGCCAGCTCAAACGCCCTTGTCTGCTGATTGATGGGGGATATCCCAAAAACCTCAACCGCCACTTTCAGATGCCAGGGGTCTACGTCTTGAAAGGCGGTATTGTGGAACATTCCCTCGATATTGAATGGCATATTATGGATTTGGTGAATATGGATGCCCCCACCCGCCAGTTGTTTGCTTGTTTTGCCGAATCCATGCTGTTGGAGTTTGAGAAGCTGTATACCAACTTCTCTTGGGGTAGAAACCAAATCACCGTGGAAAAAATGGAGCAAATCGGTCATTTTTCGGGCAAACATGGCTTCCAACCGTTGCTTAAGTTCTAA
- a CDS encoding DUF3318 domain-containing protein, with amino-acid sequence MPEIDPSEEISRLLDLMPASARMATKLVSKSQQIVPIEEPVALPWKRNYQILINFDLWSEIPLPQRDLLLLRAVAKFEGTKWFRLEWPQGVVAAGAFGTIFELSQGDAIGILVAGGLSALAANRIWRAQRGVKAELRADEEALRLASRRGYSKVEAAKALLDGIATVAKLEGRSSLNFMELVRSQNLKAIAGVSPVGMPQRYRDSDE; translated from the coding sequence ATGCCCGAAATCGATCCATCTGAAGAAATTTCCCGTTTGTTGGATTTGATGCCAGCTTCTGCCCGGATGGCGACCAAACTGGTGAGCAAATCCCAGCAAATTGTGCCTATCGAAGAGCCAGTTGCCCTGCCTTGGAAGCGCAACTATCAAATTTTGATTAATTTTGACCTGTGGTCGGAAATTCCCTTACCGCAGCGCGATTTGTTGCTATTGCGAGCGGTGGCTAAATTTGAGGGAACCAAATGGTTTCGTTTGGAGTGGCCCCAGGGTGTGGTGGCGGCTGGGGCTTTTGGTACGATTTTTGAGCTTTCCCAAGGGGATGCCATTGGTATATTGGTTGCCGGTGGTTTGAGTGCTTTGGCAGCCAATCGGATTTGGCGCGCGCAGCGGGGGGTGAAAGCTGAGTTGCGCGCCGATGAGGAGGCATTGCGCCTTGCCAGCAGGCGGGGATATAGCAAGGTAGAGGCAGCTAAGGCGCTGTTGGATGGAATCGCTACGGTGGCCAAGTTGGAAGGGCGTTCCAGCTTGAATTTTATGGAGTTGGTGCGATCGCAGAATTTAAAAGCGATCGCCGGGGTGTCACCAGTGGGCATGCCCCAAAGATACCGCGACAGCGACGAGTGA
- a CDS encoding carbohydrate ABC transporter permease encodes MQTFASRARFFQLLNTCLLVLGAVVVLLPLAVVFLASLTPTGVLGNFDEITLENYRTAWARGDFWLAFANSTLVALAVTAAQVVTSALAGYALARLQFPGRRTWLLLVLASLVIPFQLLVIPIFLVLKWGHLLNTYAALILPTAANGFGIFLLRQYFLTLPVELEEAAALDGATRWQILWEVMLPLARPAVVTLFLFTFIGEWNDLFKPLIFTTRPELRTVQLALAELQEQFTSNWSLLMAGVTIATIPVVVLFLLGQRQFIRGIATTGIKGD; translated from the coding sequence TTGCAAACATTTGCTTCCCGCGCTCGCTTTTTCCAACTTCTCAATACCTGCTTGCTGGTTTTGGGGGCTGTCGTTGTCTTGCTTCCCCTAGCAGTGGTCTTTCTCGCTTCTTTGACCCCCACTGGGGTGTTGGGCAATTTCGACGAAATTACCCTGGAAAACTACCGCACAGCCTGGGCGCGGGGCGATTTTTGGTTGGCTTTTGCCAATTCCACCCTGGTTGCCCTGGCGGTGACGGCCGCACAAGTGGTAACATCCGCTTTGGCGGGATACGCCCTTGCCAGACTGCAATTTCCCGGCAGGCGCACGTGGCTCCTTTTGGTGCTAGCCAGCCTCGTGATTCCTTTTCAACTGCTGGTGATTCCCATTTTCCTGGTGTTGAAGTGGGGGCATCTGCTCAATACCTACGCTGCCCTGATTCTGCCCACCGCCGCCAACGGTTTTGGCATTTTTTTATTGCGTCAGTATTTCCTGACCTTACCGGTAGAATTGGAAGAGGCGGCTGCCCTCGATGGTGCCACCCGCTGGCAAATTCTTTGGGAAGTGATGCTGCCCCTTGCCCGCCCGGCGGTGGTCACGTTGTTTCTGTTTACTTTTATTGGTGAATGGAACGATTTGTTTAAACCGCTAATTTTTACCACCCGACCGGAATTGCGCACCGTGCAGCTGGCTTTGGCGGAGCTTCAGGAACAGTTTACCAGCAATTGGTCTTTGCTCATGGCAGGGGTCACCATTGCTACCATTCCCGTGGTGGTCTTGTTTTTGCTGGGGCAACGGCAATTTATCCGCGGGATTGCAACTACTGGTATTAAAGGGGATTGA
- a CDS encoding glycosyltransferase family A protein, which translates to MNPSPILSIVTPTRGDFSDEWCHELLKVRGEVEFLFVYHPYTSIREITDTRVRSLVSPYKGEMMQRHVGLLNARGTYLVALDDDDYIHPDIAQLVQEYFQRFPDSWILRLSKCNIDHQDRENIERPWEQLPDVNRLEILKKTPENPYPFQRGKFQGLLENPIAPIDTKFDFLHACFVKARNDHKGYHFENFNNIVWKTELVQKALPHLSEATKLWGHLTWIPVTGADRLTALFVQAKFYQKDRIIGHCLPKPEQIRYIYKEASLKPPRFHVFTDFLLLKQFPRYGYMWNLFLSKLYLVPRTFAKLLKWQLWQTDKQV; encoded by the coding sequence ATGAACCCATCTCCTATTCTTTCTATCGTTACGCCAACTCGTGGGGATTTTTCTGATGAGTGGTGCCACGAGCTGTTGAAAGTTCGCGGTGAGGTAGAGTTTCTGTTTGTCTACCATCCTTATACATCTATCCGAGAAATCACTGATACGCGCGTTCGTTCCTTGGTAAGCCCCTATAAAGGGGAAATGATGCAGCGACATGTAGGATTGCTCAACGCGCGCGGAACGTACTTAGTAGCCCTCGATGACGACGATTACATCCATCCAGATATCGCACAGTTGGTGCAAGAATATTTTCAAAGATTCCCCGATAGCTGGATATTACGCTTGAGCAAGTGCAATATTGACCATCAAGACCGGGAAAATATCGAACGCCCTTGGGAGCAGCTTCCCGATGTCAACCGGCTAGAGATTTTGAAAAAAACACCAGAAAATCCCTATCCTTTTCAAAGGGGGAAATTCCAAGGTTTGCTAGAAAACCCCATCGCTCCTATAGACACAAAATTTGATTTTCTCCACGCCTGTTTTGTCAAAGCGCGAAACGACCACAAAGGATATCACTTTGAAAACTTCAACAACATTGTTTGGAAAACCGAACTCGTGCAAAAGGCACTGCCCCATCTATCGGAAGCAACCAAACTTTGGGGGCATCTGACTTGGATTCCCGTGACAGGGGCCGATCGCTTGACAGCATTGTTCGTTCAAGCCAAGTTTTATCAAAAAGATCGCATTATCGGCCACTGTCTGCCCAAACCAGAGCAAATTCGTTATATTTACAAAGAAGCCTCTTTGAAGCCCCCCAGATTTCACGTTTTTACCGATTTTCTCTTGCTAAAGCAGTTTCCTCGATATGGTTATATGTGGAATTTATTTTTAAGCAAGCTGTATTTAGTACCGAGAACTTTTGCCAAGTTGTTGAAATGGCAACTGTGGCAGACAGACAAGCAAGTTTAG
- a CDS encoding glycosyltransferase, giving the protein MRIAIVSATFPYPPTRGGTEVRTFHLLKYLSRHHQVMLATQRSPDVTDEEVNTLRQWVTELAVFPPAKQPASNKLGKLLRFGKFVVEGTPPSIANSYSVPMQQWLDSRVSAGICDAITCEHSSNEQYIRSHWRDRIQTLVNIHSSLYGTCKQQLEHGTSTSPRRDSVYLPLLHRYEKRYCQKFSRIVVTTNDDREQIEAFSPAAKIAVIPNGVDLQAFPYREQDPGGYRLVFTGAMDALANIDAARFFAAEVFPHIRKQYPQAEFYIVGARPQPEILQLQEQPGVTVTGRVDAMSEMLHQATVCAIPMRSGFGIKNKTLEAMAAGVPVVGSDRGLEGLQVDAPTQRALRANRPQEYISAIARLFDSPQLRTELSQNGRQYIVSEFSWERACQEYEAFLCDSEGANNLP; this is encoded by the coding sequence ATGCGCATTGCGATCGTTTCCGCCACGTTTCCCTATCCGCCAACCCGGGGAGGAACGGAAGTTAGGACCTTTCATTTGCTGAAATATTTGAGCCGACATCACCAAGTGATGCTGGCAACCCAGCGATCGCCGGATGTCACCGATGAAGAAGTGAATACCTTGCGCCAGTGGGTGACGGAATTGGCCGTATTTCCCCCTGCCAAGCAACCTGCTAGTAACAAGCTAGGGAAACTCCTGCGTTTTGGGAAGTTTGTTGTAGAAGGAACCCCTCCCAGTATTGCCAATTCCTATTCTGTTCCCATGCAACAATGGCTTGACAGCCGGGTTTCCGCGGGAATCTGCGACGCCATTACCTGCGAACACAGCAGCAACGAACAATACATACGATCGCACTGGCGCGATCGCATCCAGACCCTGGTCAATATCCACAGTTCCCTATACGGAACTTGCAAGCAGCAATTGGAACATGGTACCAGTACCTCCCCCAGACGCGATTCCGTATATTTGCCTTTGCTCCACCGTTACGAAAAACGCTACTGTCAAAAGTTTTCTCGCATTGTCGTCACCACCAATGACGACCGAGAACAAATCGAGGCTTTTTCACCGGCAGCCAAAATTGCAGTGATTCCCAACGGCGTGGATTTGCAAGCTTTTCCTTACCGAGAGCAAGACCCGGGGGGATATCGGTTGGTTTTCACAGGAGCCATGGATGCATTGGCCAACATCGATGCCGCGCGTTTTTTTGCTGCAGAAGTATTTCCCCATATCCGAAAACAATATCCCCAAGCCGAATTTTACATTGTTGGTGCCAGACCCCAACCCGAAATTTTGCAGCTGCAAGAGCAACCTGGGGTTACGGTGACCGGTCGGGTGGATGCCATGAGCGAAATGCTGCATCAAGCAACTGTTTGCGCAATTCCCATGCGTAGCGGTTTTGGGATTAAAAATAAAACCTTAGAAGCTATGGCAGCCGGCGTTCCCGTAGTGGGAAGCGATCGCGGTTTGGAAGGATTGCAAGTAGATGCGCCGACCCAACGTGCCTTGCGTGCCAATCGTCCCCAAGAATATATTAGCGCGATCGCCCGGTTATTCGATTCTCCCCAACTACGTACCGAACTATCGCAAAACGGCCGCCAATACATTGTCAGCGAATTTAGTTGGGAACGCGCCTGTCAGGAATACGAAGCTTTCCTTTGCGACAGCGAAGGGGCCAACAATCTGCCATGA
- a CDS encoding aldehyde oxygenase (deformylating), whose translation MPQLEGIQQELNYQSSEYKSAYSRINALVIEGEKQAYNNYLRLAEMLGEDKEELQKLAKMENRHQKGFEACGRNLQVTPDMDFAEGLFRQLHQNFDQAAAQGKIVTCLLIQGLIVECFAIAAYNIYIPVADPFARKITEGVVKDEYQHRNYAEEWLAQNLETSKNELETANQENLPLVWQMLAAVEADVEAIGMEKDALIEDFMIAYGEALENIGFTTREIMRMSAYGLRSV comes from the coding sequence ATGCCGCAGCTAGAGGGCATCCAACAGGAACTGAACTACCAAAGCTCAGAATACAAAAGTGCTTACAGCCGCATCAATGCCTTGGTGATCGAAGGCGAAAAACAAGCCTACAACAACTATTTGCGCTTGGCTGAGATGCTGGGCGAAGACAAAGAGGAATTGCAAAAATTGGCGAAAATGGAAAATCGCCATCAAAAGGGCTTTGAAGCTTGCGGTCGCAACTTGCAAGTGACCCCAGATATGGATTTTGCAGAAGGCTTGTTTCGCCAGCTACACCAAAACTTCGACCAGGCGGCAGCCCAAGGAAAAATCGTTACTTGCCTATTGATCCAAGGATTGATTGTGGAGTGTTTTGCGATCGCGGCGTATAACATTTATATTCCCGTAGCCGATCCCTTTGCCCGCAAAATTACCGAAGGGGTGGTCAAGGATGAATACCAACACCGCAACTACGCCGAAGAGTGGCTGGCGCAAAACTTAGAAACCTCGAAAAACGAACTAGAAACGGCCAACCAGGAAAATTTGCCCTTGGTGTGGCAAATGCTGGCAGCGGTGGAAGCTGATGTGGAGGCAATCGGCATGGAAAAAGATGCCCTCATTGAAGATTTTATGATTGCCTATGGGGAAGCTTTAGAAAATATTGGTTTCACCACCCGCGAGATTATGCGCATGTCGGCTTACGGATTGCGTTCGGTGTAG